The proteins below are encoded in one region of Acidimicrobiales bacterium:
- a CDS encoding VC0807 family protein: protein MSSAPAASQPEDPILGALRPRILGPQVAAGGLAPFLVYQLAHRNGLADATSLALASIVPALWVLGNWAWRRRLEVIPGIALFGLVIGLIAVVALHGSELVLKMRESLISGILGLVFLISLVVSQRPFIFHLGRAMASSQGAGAIADFETLWGEEQARRVVRVLTLLWGVGLFGEAVLRAILALALPTGTFLALAPPIGWVIIGSLMWFTVGYIRTNRREVALAAGVEMGAEPAA from the coding sequence CTCGGTGCCCTCCGGCCGCGGATCCTCGGGCCCCAGGTGGCGGCGGGTGGGCTGGCGCCCTTCCTCGTCTACCAACTGGCCCACCGCAACGGGTTGGCCGACGCCACCTCTCTGGCCCTGGCCTCGATCGTCCCGGCCCTCTGGGTTCTCGGGAACTGGGCCTGGCGCCGCCGCCTCGAGGTCATCCCCGGCATCGCCCTGTTCGGGCTCGTCATCGGGCTGATAGCCGTCGTGGCCCTCCACGGCAGCGAGCTGGTGCTCAAGATGCGCGAGTCCCTGATCAGCGGGATCCTCGGTCTGGTCTTCCTGATCAGCCTGGTCGTGTCGCAGCGGCCGTTCATCTTCCACCTCGGCCGGGCCATGGCCTCGAGCCAGGGGGCCGGCGCCATCGCCGACTTCGAGACGCTTTGGGGAGAGGAGCAGGCCCGCCGGGTCGTGCGGGTCCTGACCCTCCTCTGGGGGGTAGGCCTGTTCGGCGAGGCTGTCCTCCGCGCCATCCTGGCCCTGGCCCTGCCCACCGGCACCTTCCTGGCCCTGGCCCCGCCGATCGGCTGGGTGATCATCGGCTCGCTCATGTGGTTCACCGTTGGCTACATCCGCACCAACCGCCGGGAGGTCGCGCTGGCCGCCGGCGTCGAGATGGGGGCCGAGCCGGCCGCCTGA